GATAAGCTTCTGGTTGTTATCAAATAAAAATCTATTTATTTACTTTAATCAATTATTATCATGAAGAAATTACTTTTTATCTTAGTCCTGGGGGCTATGGTCTCTTGTCAGCAGAAGGCAAAAAATACAGCGACAGAAGGAGCAGCTAAAGACAGCACAGAAATGGCTCTGAACCCGGCAATGGGGTCATTGATGACCAAAACATTTGAAGGTGTACTTCCAACACAAGATGGAAACGGACTTCGCTATACTCTGACTGTAAAAATCCAGGAGAAGAGTGATGTCGGAAACTATGAAATGCTTAAAACCTATATTAAGGGATATGAAGGCAAAGATCTCACCTATGCTTCCAAAGGAACAGTAAAAGTGATACACGGAACAGAGGCTGACAAAAAAGCAACTGTATGGGAACTTACTCCAGAGAATAAGAATGAAATATCCTACTATCAGGTAGAGAACGACAAAGTAATCATGCTATCTCAGAAGATGAAAAAGACTGCTGACTGGGAAAAATATGTGCTTCAACAAAAAAAGTAACTCTTCATTATAAATGTGCAACTTCTATTTCAAGAAGTTGCACATCATTTCAAATGCTTTTATAAACTCCTCATCCACAGCATCTGCAATTGATGCCAATGCCGGAAAAGGATCTTCATGTTTATAGGGAAACGGAAAGTCCAGTATATCTACCTTGATAGGAATATCTCTTTTTATTCCCTTCAGCGTGTTAATCACTTCATAAGCCGGAACCACTGAATCTTTCTCGAGTGTAACAGCATAAATGCGATCCTGCATCTCTCTGAACCGTTTTTCTCTGAAATCGGTAAACGTCTTATAATTCAACATACTGCGGAAATTTATACCTTCCGGATGAGAATCACTGAGATAATGTCGAAGCATTTTATCTCTTTTCATATGACTTTCAAGATGTTCAACCACAAAAGAGTAAAGACTGACATTCGCCTCACTATCCAATATAAATTTTGAGACAGGGGAAAGTCTATTAAATACAGCTCCACCACAGAACATACAGAGTCTGGATTTTGAAAAATAACCATTTGCATCGGTCATCATTAAAATCTGAGCCAGAAAACTGCCAATGGAATATGAGAAGAAATCAATAGAAGCATCAGGAGCTATATCAGGGTGCTTATCCGCCTTGATGGATTCGACCAATGTTATCACATCATAATAAGTCTGTAAACCCGACCAGATAAATCGCTGAGGTTTATTATGAAGACGGGTACTGATAGCTACATTGGAGAGTGTGGAACAAATTACTTCAGGGTGTCTTTTTTTTCGTTGTTGACTGATGGCATACATCTGATGTGAGTTACTCCAGCTTAATGGTGCACGATTCATGTGGAATGCTATTGGGAAAAGCAAAACTGCCTTACCTGTTTTGTCGGCCAAAGTCTTGGCCCAGGTTGCATATTTAGCCCAATGTTTCTCGTTAAACCCATGAAAAAGCAAAATAATCTGTTGAATTCTTCCTTTGTTAGACGGACAAAACATATGGTATCGAAAATGAATATTCTCAGGAATCTCGGCATCACTCATATTAAGCATATCCTGAATAATATCAGGTTCATAGTCCGGATCTTCTGATGAACAGTATTCATATTTATCTGGATTATAAAGACCTCCGGGAAGAATATCTCTGAATTTGGAATCAAAATTATAGTTACGAAGAGTGAGATTTTCGTCTATTTGAATTTCATCATCTTCATAATTCATTAA
The Bacteroides sedimenti genome window above contains:
- a CDS encoding copper resistance protein NlpE N-terminal domain-containing protein, with translation MKKLLFILVLGAMVSCQQKAKNTATEGAAKDSTEMALNPAMGSLMTKTFEGVLPTQDGNGLRYTLTVKIQEKSDVGNYEMLKTYIKGYEGKDLTYASKGTVKVIHGTEADKKATVWELTPENKNEISYYQVENDKVIMLSQKMKKTADWEKYVLQQKK
- a CDS encoding DUF6051 family protein yields the protein MKYIELHAKLKELMNYEDDEIQIDENLTLRNYNFDSKFRDILPGGLYNPDKYEYCSSEDPDYEPDIIQDMLNMSDAEIPENIHFRYHMFCPSNKGRIQQIILLFHGFNEKHWAKYATWAKTLADKTGKAVLLFPIAFHMNRAPLSWSNSHQMYAISQQRKKRHPEVICSTLSNVAISTRLHNKPQRFIWSGLQTYYDVITLVESIKADKHPDIAPDASIDFFSYSIGSFLAQILMMTDANGYFSKSRLCMFCGGAVFNRLSPVSKFILDSEANVSLYSFVVEHLESHMKRDKMLRHYLSDSHPEGINFRSMLNYKTFTDFREKRFREMQDRIYAVTLEKDSVVPAYEVINTLKGIKRDIPIKVDILDFPFPYKHEDPFPALASIADAVDEEFIKAFEMMCNFLK